One region of Dehalococcoidia bacterium genomic DNA includes:
- a CDS encoding MoaD/ThiS family protein, translated as MKINLSYGKFIKIDDYASDAIIEVPDNCTVRDLLVFLKLPPYVQKAVIVHVNEEPVWNATVLKDNDTVKLYRLVSGG; from the coding sequence ATGAAAATTAATTTGAGCTATGGCAAGTTCATCAAGATAGACGATTATGCCAGCGATGCCATAATCGAGGTTCCGGATAATTGCACGGTACGTGACCTGCTTGTATTTCTCAAGCTGCCGCCATATGTGCAGAAGGCCGTTATCGTACACGTAAACGAGGAGCCGGTCTGGAACGCCACCGTGCTCAAGGATAACGACACAGTGAAATTGTACCGCCTGGTGAGCGGAGGCTGA
- the modA gene encoding molybdate ABC transporter substrate-binding protein: MQSKFTSYMSIVLLLVVLLCIGCSAPAATVNVSAAASLTDVIGEVNALYQKEHSNVTITSNFAASGVLQQQIENGAPVDVFISASPKQIDALQSKGLIVEGTQKDLLCNKVVLIVPGDSTLDIKSFNDLTGDAVKKVSIGDPDSVPAGQYARDILNQFDIMETLKPKLVLAGNVRQVLQYVESSNVDAGIVFLTDARISKSVKVVADAPYEINKKVVYPVALIKTGKDMASASAYEAFLFSEEAGAIFDKYGFTVIK, encoded by the coding sequence ATGCAATCCAAATTCACTTCATACATGTCAATTGTCCTGTTGTTGGTCGTCCTATTATGTATTGGATGTTCAGCGCCGGCTGCCACGGTGAACGTGTCTGCGGCAGCAAGTCTCACCGACGTGATCGGTGAAGTCAATGCGCTCTATCAAAAAGAGCATTCGAATGTAACCATCACCTCGAATTTCGCGGCATCGGGTGTCTTACAGCAGCAGATCGAGAACGGCGCGCCGGTGGACGTATTCATATCGGCGTCTCCCAAGCAGATCGATGCGCTTCAAAGCAAAGGCCTGATCGTGGAGGGTACACAAAAGGACTTGCTGTGCAACAAAGTAGTGCTGATAGTGCCCGGCGACAGCACCCTGGACATAAAGAGCTTCAACGATCTGACGGGCGACGCGGTCAAAAAGGTATCTATAGGTGATCCTGATTCGGTGCCGGCCGGCCAGTATGCACGGGATATCTTAAATCAATTCGATATCATGGAAACGTTGAAGCCCAAGTTGGTGCTTGCCGGCAATGTGCGGCAGGTGTTGCAGTATGTCGAAAGTTCCAACGTCGATGCAGGTATTGTATTTCTAACGGATGCCAGAATATCAAAGAGCGTTAAGGTTGTGGCTGACGCGCCGTATGAGATCAATAAAAAAGTCGTCTACCCTGTGGCCTTAATAAAAACGGGAAAGGACATGGCGTCTGCCTCAGCTTACGAGGCGTTCTTATTCAGCGAAGAGGCGGGCGCCATATTCGATAAATACGGCTTTACCGTGATCAAATAG
- the modB gene encoding molybdate ABC transporter permease subunit, with protein MDSLLSPLWISLSTVFTATVITFFAGIAVARWMARYEGRLRNFIDGILILPLVLPPTVVGLGLLMLFGKNGPMGQLLLLFGTTVVFSWPATVITATVVSFPLMYMNARGAFEQVDISIENAARTLGASEWRTFWSVTLPLAWPGVAAGAVMAFARAIGEFGATLMLAGYIPGKTATLPVAIYFAVQDGDMHQALVLVVIVLIIVFISLSALAYFKGKTYKAITI; from the coding sequence ATGGACTCTTTGCTTTCACCGCTATGGATCTCTCTGTCGACTGTTTTTACAGCCACGGTGATCACCTTCTTTGCGGGTATAGCTGTGGCCCGCTGGATGGCAAGGTATGAGGGAAGGCTGAGGAATTTCATCGACGGTATCCTGATTCTGCCGCTTGTTTTGCCTCCAACCGTTGTGGGCCTGGGTCTGCTGATGCTGTTCGGCAAGAACGGTCCTATGGGACAACTGCTGTTATTGTTCGGAACAACGGTGGTTTTCTCCTGGCCGGCAACGGTCATTACCGCCACCGTTGTATCCTTTCCGTTGATGTACATGAATGCGCGGGGCGCTTTCGAGCAGGTTGACATAAGCATAGAGAATGCGGCGCGCACGCTGGGGGCCAGTGAGTGGAGGACATTCTGGTCGGTCACGCTGCCCCTGGCCTGGCCGGGGGTGGCGGCCGGCGCCGTTATGGCTTTTGCCCGGGCCATCGGCGAGTTCGGCGCCACACTGATGCTGGCCGGATATATACCGGGCAAGACGGCAACCTTACCGGTGGCGATTTACTTCGCAGTCCAGGACGGTGATATGCACCAGGCGCTGGTGCTGGTAGTTATCGTGCTTATTATCGTCTTCATATCTCTCAGCGCTCTGGCTTACTTCAAGGGCAAGACATACAAGGCGATAACGATCTGA
- a CDS encoding diphthine--ammonia ligase, which yields MNNKATAIKGENYIVSWSGGKDSCMALYEALQRGCKVTHLVNFISDDQKRVRFHGTNADLIKQQGAAMGIKVAQYETDWDGYERDFKAGVRSLLPTGVKGMIFGDIYLDVHREWVERVCGEIGIEALEPLWGRPTDELLDQFIDLGFEAVIVGVNSKQMDEKWVGKKVDASFRDYLKKNNIDPCGENGEYHTVVINGPIFKQRLSLSTGSVISKSEYRLLDIRDVRLEDAAFKPV from the coding sequence ATGAATAACAAAGCGACGGCGATAAAAGGTGAAAATTACATTGTATCGTGGAGCGGAGGCAAGGACAGCTGCATGGCGCTTTATGAAGCGTTGCAGCGCGGCTGTAAAGTTACGCACCTGGTGAACTTCATCTCCGATGACCAAAAGAGAGTCAGGTTTCACGGGACCAACGCCGACCTGATAAAGCAGCAGGGCGCCGCCATGGGCATAAAGGTAGCGCAGTACGAGACGGATTGGGACGGCTATGAGCGTGATTTCAAGGCTGGAGTACGCAGCCTGCTCCCCACCGGGGTAAAAGGAATGATATTCGGCGACATCTATCTGGATGTCCACAGAGAGTGGGTTGAGCGTGTATGCGGCGAAATAGGCATCGAGGCGCTGGAGCCTCTCTGGGGCAGGCCCACCGATGAATTACTCGACCAATTTATCGATCTCGGCTTTGAGGCGGTCATTGTAGGCGTCAACTCTAAGCAGATGGATGAAAAATGGGTAGGAAAAAAGGTGGACGCGTCATTCAGGGATTATCTTAAAAAGAATAATATCGATCCATGCGGTGAAAACGGCGAATACCACACGGTTGTAATAAACGGCCCCATTTTCAAACAGCGATTATCTTTATCGACAGGCAGCGTGATTTCAAAAAGTGAGTACCGGCTGCTGGATATCCGCGATGTCAGGCTGGAGGATGCCGCCTTCAAACCAGTTTGA
- a CDS encoding aldehyde ferredoxin oxidoreductase N-terminal domain-containing protein, with the protein MRSDMKLGGYAGNILYVNLSDGTSRKQPLDEDLVRECIGGAAINNRLALDLIRPDVDPLSPGNAIIIGTGPFNGTFIPGASQTMSVYKSPLNGSFPHSNAGGVFSHFLKSSGYDYLVITGRSQWPVYLVIEDDNVGLKHASDIWSLDGFDSADELRLRHSPCSIIPIGIAGERQSAISVTHIDKGGTIGSGGLAAVMGSKKLKAIVACMGSRSIEVADPKRLRAIVDGISEKINSYHLRGEMMKGGAMTMTSAWIPPGVVARNSSELIPYPADLKETKAGLYESHKAARKKIACATCPLSDKDRLDLPGCRSSYDTAVFMEMAALTYSPALGYNNEGTIADRYRMAIQYYDEINRLGLDRVYSFNGLADFVITLYEQEIINKSDTNGLKLDRSYDTLLALARMTAAREGFGAVLCDGVLSAARKIGNLAAGRVQNVVKGQFIAFDPRMSGFLPMHLGMLVHPGRTLGVAPAMGAPSYSPGWPLADIRKQAERCGVAPSDMERLFTADSFNPGRLAKHGEDFFGLFNILGQCHRLYISRFYSLQTLADLYSAITGIEKTPVELKRASSRMWDTWLELNRQAGFTHRDDEPPHIWFKSLKSPDHEYTLYDYNLKNQLSRGDILGYLDEYYSERELKE; encoded by the coding sequence GTGAGATCTGATATGAAGCTGGGCGGCTACGCGGGCAACATCCTTTACGTGAACCTTTCGGACGGCACTTCACGCAAACAGCCTCTGGATGAAGACCTCGTCAGGGAATGTATCGGCGGCGCAGCCATCAACAACAGGCTGGCCCTCGATCTGATACGCCCGGATGTCGATCCGCTTTCACCCGGCAACGCCATTATTATCGGCACGGGACCCTTCAACGGTACATTCATACCCGGCGCTTCCCAGACAATGTCTGTCTACAAATCCCCGCTAAACGGATCTTTCCCCCACAGCAATGCCGGAGGAGTTTTCAGTCACTTCCTTAAATCCTCGGGCTACGACTATCTGGTGATAACCGGACGGTCGCAATGGCCGGTCTATCTGGTTATTGAGGACGATAACGTCGGTTTGAAACACGCTTCCGATATATGGAGCCTGGACGGGTTCGACTCGGCCGACGAACTCAGGCTGAGACATTCCCCCTGCAGCATCATCCCCATAGGAATTGCTGGTGAAAGACAATCGGCCATCTCGGTCACTCACATCGATAAAGGCGGTACCATCGGCTCCGGCGGCCTGGCTGCGGTTATGGGCTCAAAGAAGCTCAAGGCTATCGTTGCCTGCATGGGCAGCAGGTCCATTGAGGTGGCAGATCCGAAGCGGCTGCGGGCCATAGTGGATGGGATATCAGAGAAGATAAATAGTTATCACCTGCGCGGCGAGATGATGAAGGGCGGCGCCATGACTATGACCTCCGCCTGGATACCTCCCGGCGTAGTGGCGCGTAACTCTTCAGAGCTTATACCATACCCTGCCGACTTAAAAGAGACCAAGGCAGGGCTTTATGAATCGCATAAAGCAGCCCGAAAAAAGATTGCCTGCGCAACCTGTCCGCTGTCGGATAAGGACCGCCTGGACCTGCCCGGCTGCCGCAGCAGCTATGATACAGCCGTCTTCATGGAGATGGCCGCCCTGACCTATTCACCCGCCCTTGGTTATAACAACGAAGGCACGATTGCAGATAGATACCGCATGGCCATCCAGTACTACGATGAGATCAACCGGCTGGGTCTTGACCGCGTTTACAGTTTTAACGGCCTTGCTGACTTCGTAATTACTCTTTATGAGCAGGAGATCATCAACAAAAGTGATACAAACGGCTTGAAGCTTGACCGCAGCTATGACACTCTGCTGGCGCTGGCGCGTATGACCGCCGCCCGCGAGGGATTTGGCGCTGTGCTGTGCGACGGTGTCCTGAGCGCAGCCCGTAAAATAGGCAACCTGGCTGCAGGGCGCGTGCAGAATGTGGTCAAGGGACAATTCATCGCCTTTGATCCGCGCATGAGCGGTTTTCTGCCCATGCACCTCGGTATGCTGGTGCATCCCGGTCGCACTCTGGGTGTAGCCCCTGCCATGGGGGCGCCTTCTTACAGCCCGGGGTGGCCTCTGGCCGACATCAGAAAACAAGCCGAGCGCTGCGGTGTTGCGCCATCGGATATGGAACGCCTCTTCACAGCCGACTCTTTCAATCCGGGACGCCTGGCCAAACACGGTGAGGACTTCTTCGGATTGTTCAATATACTCGGCCAGTGCCACCGCCTTTATATATCGCGTTTTTACAGCCTGCAAACCCTGGCTGATCTGTACTCGGCCATCACAGGCATTGAGAAGACGCCGGTTGAACTTAAAAGGGCCAGCTCCCGCATGTGGGATACCTGGCTGGAGCTCAACCGCCAGGCCGGATTCACCCACCGCGACGATGAGCCGCCGCATATCTGGTTCAAATCACTTAAAAGCCCCGATCATGAATACACCCTTTACGATTACAACCTTAAAAATCAACTCTCCCGCGGCGACATCCTGGGCTATCTGGATGAATATTACAGCGAGCGGGAATTGAAGGAGTAA
- a CDS encoding 4Fe-4S binding protein produces the protein MTVRVEKDKRFIEADSSKCAGCITCMLRCSFRSGNKFSLAASNIRIERLVGRPNEFDVSFNADCDACLICARYCPYGALTASKEAGEI, from the coding sequence ATGACAGTCAGGGTGGAAAAAGACAAACGATTTATCGAGGCCGATTCTTCAAAATGCGCCGGCTGTATCACCTGCATGCTGCGATGCTCTTTCAGATCCGGCAATAAATTCAGCCTTGCCGCTTCGAATATCCGGATTGAGCGGCTGGTGGGACGCCCCAACGAGTTTGATGTTAGCTTCAACGCGGATTGCGATGCCTGCCTGATCTGCGCCCGCTATTGCCCTTATGGTGCCCTGACTGCCAGTAAAGAGGCGGGTGAGATCTGA
- a CDS encoding aldehyde ferredoxin oxidoreductase family protein, protein MNGYMGKILVVDLTKKELKDEPLNEQYARDFIGAGGIACRYLADLTTDKTDPMGPDNPLIFMAGLLTGTGGPSFSRWVVAARSPYTTYYGDANGAAHFGSELRFAGYDGIIVKGKSDKPVYLYIKDGKAELKDAAALWGKNTYQTIEAIRKEYDDQRTRVACIGQAGENEVLFANIMTEDGHCAGRAGMGCVMGTKKLKAIAVRGKAKIPMHDPEKFREFARGAMEEVKSGFVTTIMHDTGTCGWVDSGIAYGDTPTKYYTIATMPEATDISGVTQSEQYQVGNTACFGCPIGCRKVLHIKEGRFKKEKPTEGPEYETLIAWGPQLMIADLGAINHFNELVNGYGFDSISSGSSAAFAFYLYEKGVITSKDTGGLELKWGDIDVTLKLIDLIARNEGFGKIIQEGTKRMAARYNCPGEAMQVKGLEFPMHDPRAYCCMGLAYATSNRGADHNKSDAYLVENGMGNPDLGLNPGDRWGDDKAPMVVLSQDWRSLTDALGICHFAMMSTQSIVDMINASTGWGVDQDAILKAGERIFQLMRTMTCRFGVTPRDDQLPEIALRPIPDGGQEGNVPNMAKMLPEYYEIRDWDKSTGKPSKDRMEKLGIGAL, encoded by the coding sequence ATGAATGGATACATGGGCAAGATACTTGTTGTCGACCTGACTAAAAAAGAACTGAAAGATGAGCCGCTGAACGAACAGTACGCTCGCGACTTTATCGGCGCGGGAGGCATCGCCTGCCGCTACCTGGCGGACCTTACCACGGACAAAACAGACCCGATGGGCCCCGATAATCCGCTTATTTTCATGGCCGGGCTACTGACGGGCACGGGCGGCCCCAGCTTCAGCCGCTGGGTGGTCGCGGCCCGTTCGCCCTATACAACCTATTACGGCGATGCCAACGGCGCGGCGCACTTCGGCTCCGAACTGCGTTTCGCCGGCTACGACGGTATTATCGTCAAGGGAAAATCCGACAAACCCGTTTACCTGTACATAAAAGACGGCAAAGCCGAGCTTAAAGATGCGGCTGCTTTATGGGGTAAGAACACATACCAGACGATCGAGGCTATACGCAAGGAATATGACGACCAGCGCACGCGCGTGGCCTGCATTGGACAGGCAGGGGAAAACGAAGTGCTGTTCGCCAACATCATGACCGAGGACGGCCACTGCGCGGGGCGGGCCGGCATGGGCTGCGTCATGGGCACCAAGAAGCTCAAGGCCATTGCGGTAAGAGGTAAGGCCAAGATCCCCATGCATGACCCGGAGAAATTCAGGGAATTCGCCCGCGGCGCCATGGAGGAGGTCAAGAGCGGCTTTGTCACAACTATAATGCATGATACGGGCACATGCGGATGGGTGGATTCGGGCATCGCCTACGGCGACACGCCCACCAAATACTATACTATCGCCACCATGCCTGAAGCCACTGATATCAGCGGCGTTACACAGTCCGAGCAATACCAGGTCGGAAATACGGCCTGCTTCGGCTGCCCGATCGGATGTCGCAAGGTGTTGCACATCAAAGAAGGTCGCTTCAAGAAGGAGAAACCCACCGAAGGGCCTGAATATGAGACTCTCATTGCCTGGGGGCCGCAGCTCATGATCGCCGATCTGGGAGCTATCAATCATTTCAATGAGCTGGTCAATGGTTACGGCTTCGACAGCATCAGCAGCGGTTCCAGCGCCGCTTTCGCTTTCTACCTCTATGAGAAGGGTGTTATCACCAGCAAAGATACGGGCGGCCTGGAGTTAAAGTGGGGCGATATCGACGTCACGCTTAAACTGATCGACCTCATCGCCAGGAACGAGGGCTTCGGCAAGATCATACAGGAGGGCACCAAGCGCATGGCGGCCAGGTATAACTGCCCCGGCGAGGCCATGCAGGTCAAGGGCCTGGAGTTCCCCATGCATGACCCGCGCGCTTACTGCTGCATGGGCCTGGCCTATGCTACCAGCAACCGAGGCGCTGACCACAACAAAAGCGACGCCTACCTGGTTGAAAACGGCATGGGCAATCCCGACCTCGGCTTGAATCCGGGAGACCGCTGGGGAGACGACAAGGCCCCCATGGTCGTGCTCTCGCAGGACTGGCGCTCACTCACCGATGCTCTGGGCATCTGCCACTTTGCCATGATGTCGACGCAGTCGATAGTGGATATGATTAATGCATCCACCGGCTGGGGAGTGGACCAGGACGCTATTCTCAAGGCAGGCGAGCGCATCTTCCAGCTCATGAGAACTATGACCTGCAGGTTCGGCGTCACCCCCAGGGACGACCAGTTGCCGGAGATCGCGCTGCGGCCGATACCCGACGGCGGTCAGGAAGGCAATGTACCCAACATGGCCAAGATGCTGCCTGAGTATTACGAGATACGCGATTGGGACAAGTCAACCGGCAAGCCCAGCAAAGACCGTATGGAAAAGCTGGGCATCGGCGCACTGTAA
- a CDS encoding iron-containing alcohol dehydrogenase — protein MQFFGVPFTVFGDDSLQYLNTFLAKRAFIVTDANIVKLGLHELVMAELKTANIECKVFDGVEPDPSIQTVEKATVIAKDFKPDLFIGLGGGSSMDACKSTMVCYGAGIGPLDMSPSDFYNLRAKARLICIPTTSGTGSEATWAIVLTDVEGQRKVALGSYETLPDVAILDPRMVMSMPPHVTGSTGMDALTHAVEGYTATWRTPFTDGPGLLAIKYIFENLKKAVDNGKDEEARKYMMYAACQAGTCFGNGMAGLAHSCGHALGGIFHTPHGVAMGLYLPYTMEYIANGSEESLQRYAEIARFCGIAQGSDKECCKALIAAVRKLMKDIGQSPSVKDLKIDKDKYLKAMPELVDRAVNEAMTIAVTRIADNADLEKMFICAYDGKPVDF, from the coding sequence ATGCAGTTTTTTGGTGTTCCGTTTACCGTTTTTGGCGACGATTCACTGCAGTATCTCAACACTTTCCTGGCCAAACGCGCCTTCATAGTCACGGATGCCAACATCGTCAAGCTCGGCCTGCACGAGTTGGTCATGGCTGAACTGAAAACAGCCAATATCGAGTGCAAGGTTTTCGACGGGGTTGAGCCTGATCCTTCGATACAGACTGTGGAAAAGGCAACTGTTATCGCTAAAGATTTCAAGCCGGATTTGTTCATCGGTCTGGGCGGTGGATCTTCCATGGACGCCTGCAAGTCAACTATGGTATGTTACGGCGCCGGCATCGGCCCGCTGGATATGTCGCCATCCGATTTTTACAATCTCAGGGCCAAGGCCCGCCTGATCTGCATCCCCACCACCAGCGGCACGGGCTCGGAGGCAACCTGGGCCATAGTATTGACAGATGTTGAAGGCCAGAGGAAAGTGGCGCTGGGCTCTTACGAGACGCTGCCCGATGTGGCCATCCTCGATCCCCGTATGGTCATGAGCATGCCGCCGCATGTAACAGGATCTACCGGCATGGACGCCCTCACCCACGCCGTAGAAGGCTACACTGCGACATGGCGTACGCCGTTTACGGACGGCCCGGGATTGCTCGCCATAAAATATATCTTCGAAAATCTTAAGAAAGCCGTCGATAACGGCAAGGATGAGGAAGCCCGCAAGTACATGATGTATGCAGCCTGCCAGGCCGGCACCTGCTTCGGCAACGGCATGGCCGGGCTGGCGCACAGCTGCGGGCACGCCCTGGGAGGCATCTTCCATACACCGCATGGTGTGGCTATGGGCTTATACCTTCCATATACCATGGAATACATAGCTAATGGTTCGGAAGAGTCCCTTCAAAGGTATGCCGAGATCGCCCGTTTTTGCGGCATTGCACAGGGCAGCGATAAAGAATGCTGCAAGGCGCTGATTGCGGCTGTACGTAAACTGATGAAAGATATCGGGCAAAGCCCTTCAGTCAAAGACCTTAAGATCGATAAAGACAAATACCTGAAGGCCATGCCCGAACTTGTCGACAGGGCGGTGAATGAAGCCATGACCATCGCGGTTACAAGGATCGCGGACAACGCCGACCTTGAGAAAATGTTCATCTGCGCCTACGACGGCAAGCCGGTCGATTTCTAA
- a CDS encoding SCP2 sterol-binding domain-containing protein, producing MAVFGTLEWATAFMDAINASKPYEDAAKTWEGDFYFIIEPGGAVKEPGYQYVDLWHGKCRKVDVIPAAEKDKYKPEFVLSASIATWRKVAEKKVDPIQAIVTRQLKLTGNMGKVMRAVKAAQELVNCVTQVQTEYPE from the coding sequence ATGGCAGTATTTGGAACACTGGAGTGGGCAACCGCGTTCATGGATGCAATCAATGCAAGCAAACCGTATGAGGACGCGGCAAAAACATGGGAAGGTGACTTCTATTTCATCATCGAGCCGGGGGGAGCTGTCAAAGAGCCCGGTTATCAGTATGTCGACCTCTGGCACGGCAAATGCCGCAAGGTTGATGTCATACCGGCGGCGGAGAAGGACAAGTATAAGCCGGAATTTGTTCTGTCAGCTTCTATAGCTACCTGGCGCAAGGTGGCCGAGAAGAAAGTCGATCCTATCCAGGCTATTGTTACGCGCCAGCTCAAACTCACCGGCAACATGGGCAAGGTCATGCGCGCCGTCAAGGCAGCGCAGGAGCTGGTCAACTGCGTAACACAAGTTCAGACCGAATATCCCGAGTAA
- a CDS encoding ion transporter, with amino-acid sequence MKRQSEELKNVAYELFIVALSIIAITNILIFYVTSDRDIAGVLGVMDWTYSFIFLVDFIMRLSLAKSKFNYFFKQFGWADLLSAGPINWAKLLRLIRIVRTARMLSSYGRHNFIRELKDYSSATAFLTVLFLIMLILEFGGIAIVKLENKVPGAQISNWQDAMWFIYQTITTTGYGDVVPVTGEGRFVGILVMTAGTALFGTLTGFVANAFLQRRGGKGSMRRVSKGKDDQGVTLSEIKRLIQEQKQSQVELEAKIDELEKLL; translated from the coding sequence ATGAAACGACAGTCTGAAGAACTGAAGAACGTCGCTTATGAGCTTTTCATAGTAGCATTATCAATAATCGCAATAACAAATATTCTAATTTTCTACGTTACCTCGGACCGGGATATTGCCGGTGTGTTGGGGGTGATGGACTGGACATACAGCTTCATATTCCTGGTAGACTTCATAATGCGGCTTTCGCTGGCAAAATCTAAATTCAACTACTTTTTCAAACAGTTCGGCTGGGCTGACCTTCTGTCGGCAGGGCCGATAAACTGGGCCAAACTGCTGCGCCTTATCAGGATCGTACGAACCGCCAGAATGTTGTCCAGCTACGGCCGCCACAACTTTATACGCGAACTCAAAGATTATAGCTCTGCAACAGCTTTCCTCACCGTTCTGTTTCTCATCATGTTAATACTGGAATTCGGCGGCATAGCTATAGTGAAGTTAGAGAACAAGGTGCCCGGCGCCCAGATCAGTAACTGGCAGGATGCCATGTGGTTTATCTATCAGACGATCACGACCACAGGTTATGGCGATGTTGTGCCCGTAACCGGTGAGGGACGTTTTGTGGGGATACTGGTTATGACGGCCGGCACGGCGCTTTTCGGCACCCTAACGGGTTTTGTGGCGAATGCATTCCTGCAAAGGCGCGGGGGTAAGGGATCGATGAGGCGGGTCAGCAAGGGCAAGGACGATCAGGGGGTAACTCTGTCGGAGATTAAACGCCTCATACAGGAGCAGAAGCAGTCTCAGGTGGAGCTCGAGGCAAAGATCGACGAGCTTGAGAAATTGCTTTAG
- a CDS encoding lipocalin-like domain-containing protein, producing MMDEKPTMKAIFTPSDADDSLHETAGIIYEWWYLDAAFDNGYSMSAAWQIVDPSFIGGDEENTHLVMFAIYDPSGKKTSVDVPFAVRDVAASKTSCDVTMGTNHLKGNISRYDMEFRDKDLGCKLIFESVTEAFRSPPDGVSYFTRQPDRWIGWVVALPRAKVTGTLIFNGKEIPVKGAGYHDHNWGNVALTAMYNYWYWGRIYLPDYTFIYSVGEMTDALRNKPISVILVYKGEKLVDVTTDITAEGSDFVTDKLTGAQYPQTLVLRPEGSVLKGTITHKLNHLLEGLSPWGAKGGGGHAYFRFLSDCDIKLNVAGDKIDVKTPLIHEYMRP from the coding sequence ATGATGGATGAAAAGCCCACGATGAAGGCAATATTTACTCCTTCCGATGCGGACGATTCACTGCACGAAACTGCCGGTATTATTTATGAATGGTGGTATCTGGATGCTGCTTTTGATAATGGCTACTCTATGTCAGCGGCATGGCAGATTGTTGATCCGAGTTTCATAGGTGGTGATGAAGAGAATACACACCTCGTAATGTTTGCCATTTATGATCCCTCGGGCAAGAAGACGAGCGTGGATGTTCCTTTTGCCGTAAGGGATGTCGCTGCCTCGAAAACAAGCTGTGATGTGACTATGGGAACCAACCATTTAAAAGGCAACATCTCCCGGTATGACATGGAGTTCCGCGATAAAGACCTGGGATGCAAATTGATATTCGAAAGCGTTACTGAGGCTTTCCGGTCACCCCCTGATGGCGTGTCCTATTTCACCAGGCAGCCGGACAGGTGGATCGGTTGGGTAGTAGCTCTACCAAGGGCCAAGGTAACAGGAACATTGATTTTTAATGGGAAGGAAATCCCTGTGAAGGGTGCTGGTTATCATGATCATAACTGGGGCAATGTAGCACTGACAGCGATGTACAATTACTGGTACTGGGGCCGGATATACCTGCCTGATTACACGTTTATATATTCGGTAGGCGAGATGACCGATGCCCTTAGGAATAAGCCTATTTCGGTGATACTTGTCTATAAGGGAGAAAAACTGGTGGATGTGACGACAGATATTACCGCGGAAGGCAGCGACTTCGTGACGGATAAATTGACCGGTGCACAATATCCGCAGACACTGGTCCTACGGCCTGAAGGCAGCGTCCTTAAGGGGACGATCACTCATAAATTGAATCACTTGTTAGAAGGGCTTTCACCGTGGGGTGCAAAAGGCGGCGGAGGTCATGCTTATTTCCGATTCCTATCGGATTGCGACATTAAGCTCAATGTGGCAGGGGATAAAATCGATGTTAAAACCCCTCTGATTCACGAGTACATGCGACCCTGA